One part of the Aurantibacillus circumpalustris genome encodes these proteins:
- a CDS encoding SPOR domain-containing protein: MKKFFLLAIILVSLSVKAQTGISKTDSLARVQYIQDSIRDKELLDFLMPLEHQQSSDEVTPPAIIEKTVAPEPVIPVEIKTEPNPIPLAPTDTTKNDAPKVISPNQNQDTLLPPEAPLDTLRPKEVEEVIKTTLSAPDSLKPKSQNDTLTIQTIPPDTINPAAKQQDSLFVNPSPPDSLVPNVTHNAAELRLLPIDSLTSDQLLLYYQTEPYPEQFYIGPKQGDSLYYILNPLTIPTTTLEGEPLSRHMTGLGDDLNQNLDSSSAAEQRLKPKISIGVGRMGFHGDLYNKHFQTLSMGRPAFDLSISHRITRYLQLDFNVLFGKVGANERIDNRNENFRSEIRAGGVNLIYDFGNFIPSKYKVRPFVSFGVYGFEFLSKTDLKDKNGNTYYYWNDGSIKSMPEGSPGAQNAIDLQRDYTYESDIRELNKDGFGKYQERAFAFPLGLGFIMKVTDRVDLKLNFQYYLTTTDYIDGVSNKSVGDRAGTKGKDKLTYTSFSLQYDLIAKKKSRTNKYIDTLSNAFWATFDNEDGDDDGVIDLQDDCLGTEKDAKVDLKGCPLDEDNDGIPSHRDDELASAAGAPVNSRGVTQDDAYWQNWYDNYLNDSLVTNRSTVTVGNIFAAPVKAPKVKKDNFTVELVRYAGPIPSDELAFLLSIGDINSVTLDDGTTVVYTSGNYDKLSTAIKRRDEFRTTGNKGAGISRITGNGKEIVQVGDEELQRLLETEIADLLNISVGDSVLGTILPEEVGVFTKEDIVYRVQLGAFKNKISTKVFNTSAGVLELKTGESIYRYVTKGYKSIGEAAGVRADLVVQGYSDAFVTAYKGGKRIPMNQTGATMDKDFKEDLNEEKTFNSIDKKLLVFKIQLGPTKKPAQEQAMDEKVKDITTIEKQTTATGNIRYTAGGEFSRLDTAEKLRKDLEDKGYTDAFIIATFKNEIISIQEAMELLK; this comes from the coding sequence ATGAAGAAGTTTTTTCTTCTTGCAATAATTTTAGTTTCATTGTCTGTTAAGGCTCAAACGGGTATATCCAAGACCGATAGTTTGGCTCGCGTACAATATATTCAAGATAGTATTCGTGATAAAGAATTGCTTGATTTTCTGATGCCTCTCGAGCACCAGCAAAGTTCGGATGAAGTTACTCCTCCTGCAATTATTGAGAAAACAGTTGCGCCGGAACCAGTTATTCCGGTGGAAATTAAGACTGAACCAAATCCGATTCCTTTAGCACCTACTGACACTACAAAAAACGATGCACCAAAAGTAATCTCGCCGAATCAAAATCAAGATACTTTATTACCTCCTGAAGCCCCCTTAGACACGTTAAGACCGAAGGAAGTAGAAGAGGTAATTAAAACTACCCTAAGCGCACCAGATAGCTTAAAACCAAAAAGTCAAAATGATACATTAACGATACAAACGATTCCTCCTGATACTATTAATCCTGCTGCAAAACAGCAAGACTCTCTGTTTGTAAATCCAAGTCCTCCAGATAGTCTCGTCCCAAATGTAACACATAATGCCGCGGAGCTGAGATTATTGCCTATTGATAGTTTAACTTCTGATCAATTACTACTGTATTATCAAACAGAACCGTATCCGGAACAGTTCTATATAGGCCCAAAACAAGGAGATTCCTTATATTATATTCTTAATCCACTAACAATTCCTACGACTACTTTGGAAGGAGAGCCTTTAAGCAGACATATGACTGGTTTGGGTGATGACTTAAATCAGAATTTAGATTCTAGTAGCGCTGCAGAACAACGTCTAAAACCAAAAATTAGTATTGGAGTTGGTAGAATGGGGTTTCATGGAGATTTGTATAATAAGCATTTTCAAACCCTATCTATGGGACGACCAGCATTTGACTTATCTATATCCCATAGAATTACGCGTTACTTGCAATTAGATTTTAATGTACTGTTCGGAAAGGTGGGAGCAAATGAAAGAATTGATAATCGAAACGAAAACTTCAGATCAGAGATTAGAGCTGGAGGCGTAAATCTTATTTATGATTTCGGAAACTTTATTCCGAGTAAATATAAGGTAAGGCCGTTTGTAAGTTTTGGCGTGTACGGTTTTGAGTTTTTAAGTAAAACTGATTTAAAGGATAAAAATGGCAATACTTATTATTATTGGAATGACGGAAGTATTAAAAGTATGCCAGAGGGATCGCCTGGAGCGCAAAATGCGATTGATTTGCAAAGAGATTATACATATGAAAGTGATATTCGCGAATTGAACAAGGATGGCTTCGGTAAATACCAAGAAAGAGCTTTCGCTTTTCCCTTAGGTTTGGGTTTCATAATGAAAGTAACCGACAGGGTGGATCTTAAATTAAATTTCCAATATTATCTTACCACAACGGATTACATCGATGGGGTTTCTAATAAAAGTGTAGGAGATCGCGCTGGAACCAAGGGTAAAGATAAATTAACATACACATCATTTTCATTACAATATGATTTGATTGCAAAAAAGAAATCAAGAACCAACAAGTATATTGATACTCTGAGCAATGCGTTTTGGGCTACTTTTGATAATGAAGACGGCGACGACGATGGAGTAATTGATTTACAGGATGATTGTTTGGGCACTGAAAAAGATGCAAAAGTTGATTTAAAAGGGTGTCCGCTTGATGAAGATAATGATGGCATTCCTAGCCATCGCGATGATGAATTGGCATCTGCGGCAGGAGCTCCGGTTAATTCAAGAGGTGTTACTCAAGACGATGCGTATTGGCAGAATTGGTACGATAATTATTTGAATGATTCTTTAGTAACAAATAGAAGTACTGTAACAGTAGGAAATATTTTTGCAGCACCTGTTAAAGCCCCAAAGGTTAAAAAGGATAATTTCACTGTTGAGTTAGTTAGATATGCTGGTCCGATACCTTCTGACGAGCTTGCGTTTTTATTGAGTATAGGAGATATTAACTCGGTAACACTTGATGATGGTACAACTGTTGTTTATACAAGTGGAAATTATGATAAGTTAAGTACTGCTATTAAACGTAGGGATGAGTTTAGGACTACAGGTAATAAAGGAGCTGGAATTTCAAGAATCACAGGCAACGGGAAAGAAATTGTTCAAGTGGGTGACGAAGAATTGCAGAGGTTATTAGAAACAGAAATTGCTGATTTACTTAATATAAGTGTAGGGGATAGTGTTTTAGGTACTATTCTTCCTGAGGAAGTTGGCGTTTTTACTAAAGAAGACATTGTTTATCGTGTACAGTTAGGGGCTTTTAAAAATAAAATTTCAACTAAAGTGTTTAATACAAGCGCAGGCGTATTAGAATTAAAAACTGGAGAAAGCATTTACAGATACGTAACAAAAGGTTATAAGTCTATTGGTGAAGCTGCGGGAGTGAGGGCTGACTTAGTGGTACAAGGATATAGTGATGCTTTTGTTACTGCTTATAAGGGAGGTAAACGTATTCCAATGAACCAGACCGGTGCTACAATGGATAAGGATTTTAAAGAGGATTTAAACGAAGAAAAAACGTTTAATTCTATTGATAAAAAATTATTGGTCTTCAAAATACAATTAGGTCCAACAAAAAAACCTGCGCAGGAACAAGCAATGGATGAAAAAGTAAAAGATATTACAACAATCGAAAAACAGACCACTGCTACTGGAAATATCCGTTACACTGCTGGTGGAGAGTTTTCTCGCCTTGATACCGCTGAGAAATTAAGAAAAGATTTAGAGGATAAAGGTTATACTGATGCGTTTATTATCGCTACGTTTAAAAACGAAATCATTTCTATTCAAGAAGCGATGGAGTTACTTAAATAA
- a CDS encoding ParB/RepB/Spo0J family partition protein has translation MSKKPALGRGLSALLENAKTDITTKNIGENAAVVNSVSVIKIKSIETNPFQPRTNFEETALQELSDSIKQHGIIQPITVRKLGYDRYQLISGERRFRASQMAGLTDVPAYIRIADDQEMLEMALVENIQREDLDPIEVSLSYKRLIDECNLTQEQLSEKVGKQRSTVTNFLRLLKLPAAIQKALRDREITMGHAKALINIDNEDRQLAIFAMALEQDFSVRQIEDLARGEKVKVTPKTTRVEKPLSIEDKEIAKSLDKIFNKSYQFKRNAKGGGNITLNFSNDTELQHIISFFGIE, from the coding sequence ATGAGCAAAAAGCCCGCATTAGGAAGAGGATTAAGTGCATTATTAGAAAATGCAAAAACAGATATTACAACAAAAAACATTGGCGAAAATGCAGCGGTTGTTAATTCAGTTTCAGTAATTAAAATTAAAAGTATTGAAACGAATCCGTTTCAACCACGCACTAATTTTGAGGAAACGGCTTTACAAGAACTAAGTGATAGCATCAAACAACACGGCATTATCCAGCCTATAACCGTTAGAAAACTTGGCTACGATCGTTACCAGCTTATTTCAGGAGAACGTCGTTTCAGAGCCTCTCAAATGGCTGGATTAACGGATGTGCCCGCATACATTAGAATTGCCGACGATCAGGAAATGCTCGAAATGGCGCTGGTTGAGAATATTCAACGTGAAGATCTTGATCCCATTGAAGTATCTCTTTCTTACAAACGTTTGATCGATGAGTGTAACTTAACACAAGAACAATTAAGCGAAAAAGTCGGAAAACAAAGAAGTACGGTTACCAATTTTTTAAGATTACTAAAACTTCCTGCGGCAATACAAAAAGCATTACGCGATCGTGAAATTACAATGGGTCACGCTAAAGCTCTGATCAATATTGATAACGAAGACCGTCAGTTAGCAATCTTTGCAATGGCTCTTGAACAAGATTTTTCAGTGCGTCAAATTGAAGACCTGGCACGTGGAGAAAAAGTAAAGGTTACACCAAAAACAACCCGCGTAGAAAAACCACTTAGTATCGAAGACAAAGAAATTGCAAAAAGCTTAGATAAAATTTTTAATAAATCATATCAGTTTAAACGTAACGCCAAAGGTGGCGGAAACATTACGCTTAATTTTAGTAACGATACAGAACTTCAACATATTATTTCATTTTTTGGAATTGAATAA
- a CDS encoding SPOR domain-containing protein gives MVKYLFIVINSFCLFIFGLFSGDNGITVTSNIPSRMVAGQDVSIEIKVVKGGMGGFAKLQLELPEGIILKEADEMGANYSYNNGLAKWVWAALPMESEIIVKITLFVESSALGAKTISSKYSYVENNVKQVVEMLPAEVTVLPPGSDINDTPIVSTSRPDSLPPTTIAQVPTVSSGIEPASTITVDRSISAGAEQNEFLITLKIKKNATRGFARYSDDIADGIIVKAAKTDGGSFSVADGKIKFVWVNVPEKDELEISYTISGSTSDAVMLGGEYSYLEDNQSKKVKVPMETIAFQAQQTKNEAKNNESIVEKLSTSNENSESEKITKIAEKAVEETVTEKIAESTVQKKESSMKFVVQVGAFANAKVTAQRLKKKFNIKESIKSEMQGGFSKFMVGSHEGYKEARNQRESMKTINGIKSAFVVAYNQGSRITVQEALMITNQKWFK, from the coding sequence ATGGTTAAATACCTTTTTATTGTCATCAATTCATTTTGCCTTTTTATTTTCGGCCTGTTTTCAGGTGATAATGGTATTACGGTTACAAGCAATATTCCTTCTAGGATGGTTGCTGGACAAGATGTTTCGATTGAGATAAAAGTTGTGAAAGGGGGAATGGGTGGTTTTGCTAAACTACAACTCGAATTACCTGAAGGAATTATTCTTAAGGAAGCCGACGAAATGGGAGCAAATTACAGTTATAATAACGGTTTAGCCAAGTGGGTGTGGGCAGCATTGCCAATGGAGAGTGAGATAATTGTAAAAATAACTTTGTTTGTAGAATCCTCAGCACTCGGCGCTAAAACAATATCATCAAAGTATTCTTATGTCGAAAATAATGTAAAGCAAGTTGTGGAAATGCTTCCTGCTGAGGTTACAGTGCTTCCGCCTGGATCAGATATTAATGATACTCCGATTGTATCTACATCAAGGCCAGACTCACTACCACCCACTACTATTGCACAAGTGCCAACTGTTAGTTCGGGAATTGAGCCAGCAAGTACAATTACCGTTGATAGATCTATTTCAGCTGGCGCAGAACAAAATGAATTTTTAATAACGCTTAAAATTAAAAAGAACGCAACAAGGGGTTTTGCAAGGTATAGCGATGACATAGCAGACGGAATAATTGTAAAGGCTGCAAAAACCGATGGTGGTTCTTTTTCTGTAGCAGATGGTAAGATTAAGTTCGTTTGGGTTAATGTTCCAGAAAAGGACGAGTTAGAAATTTCGTACACAATCAGCGGATCCACGTCTGATGCAGTAATGCTTGGTGGTGAATATTCTTATTTGGAGGATAACCAAAGTAAAAAAGTTAAAGTACCCATGGAAACTATTGCTTTTCAAGCTCAGCAAACTAAGAATGAAGCAAAAAATAATGAAAGTATAGTTGAAAAACTATCAACTTCTAATGAAAATAGTGAATCTGAAAAAATAACTAAGATTGCAGAAAAAGCAGTTGAAGAAACGGTAACTGAAAAAATTGCTGAGTCTACGGTTCAGAAAAAAGAAAGTAGTATGAAATTTGTCGTTCAAGTTGGAGCATTTGCAAACGCTAAAGTTACCGCACAACGCTTAAAAAAGAAATTTAATATAAAAGAATCTATTAAAAGTGAAATGCAAGGTGGATTTTCTAAGTTTATGGTTGGTTCACATGAGGGTTACAAAGAGGCCCGTAATCAACGAGAATCAATGAAAACAATCAATGGAATTAAAAGCGCATTTGTTGTTGCCTATAATCAAGGATCAAGAATAACAGTTCAAGAAGCATTAATGATTACAAATCAAAAATGGTTTAAATAA
- a CDS encoding ParA family protein: MGKIIAIANQKGGVGKTTTAINLAASLAVLEYKTLLVDADPQSNATSGVGIDPSNVKAGLYECIIDSIHPKDVVLKTETPNLFLLPTNADLVGVELELVNLTNREYMMKKAIDKIKDKYDFIIIDCCPSLGLTVINSLSAADSVIIPVQCEYFALEGMGKLLQTIKIVQAHLNTGLDIEGVLLTMYDGRLRLANQVVEEVKTHFQDMVFDTLIQRNTKLAEAPSFGKTIIMHDAAGKASNSYLNLARELLQRNGLTKISDSNRTISVQEQTELSEDI; the protein is encoded by the coding sequence AACTGCAATTAATTTAGCCGCAAGCTTAGCGGTATTAGAATATAAAACATTATTGGTTGATGCAGATCCGCAATCGAATGCTACATCAGGTGTGGGAATTGATCCTTCCAATGTAAAAGCAGGTTTGTACGAATGTATCATTGATAGTATTCATCCAAAAGATGTTGTTTTAAAAACTGAAACTCCAAATTTATTCTTACTTCCTACAAATGCCGACCTGGTTGGTGTTGAGCTGGAGTTGGTTAATTTAACCAACAGAGAATACATGATGAAAAAGGCAATTGATAAAATAAAAGATAAATACGATTTTATCATCATCGACTGTTGTCCTTCATTAGGTTTAACAGTTATAAACTCTTTATCAGCCGCTGATAGCGTTATTATTCCGGTACAATGCGAGTATTTTGCTTTGGAAGGAATGGGCAAATTATTGCAAACCATCAAAATTGTACAAGCCCATTTAAATACAGGTTTAGATATTGAAGGCGTTTTACTTACCATGTACGACGGCCGTTTACGCTTGGCTAACCAAGTGGTTGAAGAAGTTAAAACACATTTTCAAGATATGGTGTTTGATACTTTGATTCAACGTAATACAAAACTTGCAGAAGCGCCAAGCTTCGGCAAAACCATCATCATGCATGACGCAGCAGGCAAAGCGTCTAATAGCTACTTAAATCTTGCCCGCGAACTATTGCAACGCAATGGCTTAACGAAGATCAGCGATAGTAACAGGACTATAAGTGTTCAAGAACAAACAGAATTAAGCGAAGACATATAA
- a CDS encoding metallophosphoesterase family protein: protein MKKILLISDTHNYLDKGLIKHIEAADEIWHAGDIGTIEICDAIEKLKPLKAVFGNVDGNDIRVAYSENLFFDCENVKVFITHIGGYPGKYPTKIKQLILQHKPKLFICGHSHILKVMYDKELELLHINPGACGVHGFHTVKTIVKFEIEGAEIKNLAIIELGSRTSLTS from the coding sequence TTGAAAAAAATTCTGTTAATATCTGACACTCATAACTACCTAGATAAAGGTCTGATTAAACATATTGAGGCCGCAGATGAAATATGGCACGCCGGAGATATTGGCACCATTGAAATTTGTGATGCTATCGAAAAATTAAAACCTTTAAAAGCTGTGTTTGGAAATGTAGATGGAAACGATATTCGCGTTGCATATTCAGAAAATCTTTTTTTTGACTGCGAAAATGTCAAAGTTTTTATCACACACATTGGCGGCTATCCGGGAAAGTATCCAACTAAAATCAAACAACTCATATTGCAACACAAACCGAAACTATTTATCTGCGGTCACTCACACATCCTAAAAGTTATGTACGATAAAGAATTAGAGCTCCTGCATATTAATCCAGGCGCTTGTGGTGTTCACGGTTTTCATACCGTTAAAACCATTGTAAAATTTGAAATAGAAGGTGCTGAAATAAAAAACCTTGCAATAATTGAATTAGGAAGCAGAACATCCTTAACTTCGTAA